In a single window of the Acyrthosiphon pisum isolate AL4f chromosome X, pea_aphid_22Mar2018_4r6ur, whole genome shotgun sequence genome:
- the LOC100575382 gene encoding uncharacterized protein LOC100575382, whose translation MVCVPCVLVPLLLFLWGIIKPMLNWFRTPVENSEDPNNAGDDQVCSLLSSCPCINKNIKSPMDQGDNKTNKSETILKESLETSDTNKKDL comes from the coding sequence ATGGTTTGTGTTCCATGTGTGCTTGTGCCGTTGTTGCTCTTCTTGTGGGGTATTATCAAGCCTATGTTAAACTGGTTCAGAACACCAGTGGAAAATTCTGAAGACCCAAATAATGCTGGCGATGATCAAGTTTGTTCATTGCTATCATCCTGTCCGtgcattaataaaaacataaaatcacCTATGGATCAAGGAGACAACAAGACAAACAAGAGTGAAACAATACTTAAAGAATCACTTGAAACATCCGATACCAACAAAAAGGACCTTTAA